Proteins encoded within one genomic window of Phototrophicus methaneseepsis:
- a CDS encoding helix-turn-helix domain-containing protein: MGGRQKASSPDWREERRMKAWQLHQLGWSQRQIAAELGVTQGAVCQWIKRAREGGGEKGLLKRPAPGRQRSLTDEQISQIPDLLTQGAMAFGFADDQWTTARIAMVFKQVFGVAHHPSHISRILSKYYPDWRNYREP; this comes from the coding sequence ATGGGCGGCAGGCAAAAAGCTTCATCGCCGGATTGGCGAGAAGAGCGGCGTATGAAAGCTTGGCAATTGCATCAATTAGGGTGGTCGCAGCGGCAGATTGCGGCTGAATTGGGTGTGACGCAAGGCGCTGTATGCCAGTGGATCAAGCGTGCACGTGAAGGAGGTGGAGAAAAAGGCTTGCTGAAGCGTCCTGCGCCTGGGCGGCAAAGGTCGCTCACGGATGAGCAGATCAGCCAAATCCCAGATTTATTGACGCAGGGTGCAATGGCCTTTGGCTTCGCTGATGATCAATGGACGACGGCACGTATTGCAATGGTCTTTAAGCAGGTCTTTGGTGTCGCTCATCATCCATCACATATCAGTCGCATTCTGAGCAAATACTATCCTGATTGGCGCAATTACCGAGAGCCATAA
- a CDS encoding response regulator transcription factor translates to MKAFSDLTNQERKILVLVAKGRRNAKIALELCISTRTVENHLYHIFDKLGVSSRTEAAIYAIHTGLLAAPEMSGNSHDTE, encoded by the coding sequence ATGAAAGCATTCAGCGATCTCACAAATCAGGAACGCAAGATATTGGTCCTCGTCGCTAAAGGGCGGCGTAATGCAAAAATTGCTCTGGAGCTTTGCATTAGTACCCGAACTGTTGAGAACCATCTGTACCACATTTTTGATAAATTGGGCGTCTCTTCTCGTACAGAAGCAGCGATCTATGCCATTCATACGGGATTGCTCGCAGCCCCAGAAATGAGTGGAAATTCTCACGACACGGAATAG
- a CDS encoding alpha/beta hydrolase — MQSNPLGIMKKGRSLLSAIVLIVVVFAVSSISIFAQETETEEAGLMNIVLVHGAWADGSSWNGVIEPLQAAGYNVIAPQFPHTSLQANIERLQLVLSRLTGPTLLVGHSYGGQIITVGGGDDPDVVGLVYIAAFGLDEGESIGGLLSQGEPTPALAHLMVDEQGFVWLPQDDFVGHFAADVDPVVSSAMYAVQQPLHLSALEDVVGTPAWKSLPSWYLVATNDEAIPADVERLFAQRMGATVVEIESSHVPMASHPDAVVDLILTAVEALSTTEE; from the coding sequence ATGCAAAGTAATCCGTTGGGTATCATGAAAAAAGGGCGCTCTTTACTGAGTGCCATCGTCCTCATCGTCGTTGTTTTCGCAGTGAGCAGTATCTCTATTTTTGCACAAGAAACAGAAACTGAGGAAGCGGGACTAATGAATATTGTGTTGGTTCACGGCGCGTGGGCTGATGGCTCCAGTTGGAACGGGGTCATCGAGCCGTTACAGGCTGCTGGCTATAACGTGATTGCACCTCAGTTCCCGCATACTTCCCTGCAAGCCAATATCGAGCGCCTGCAACTTGTCTTAAGCCGTTTGACGGGGCCGACGTTGTTAGTGGGGCACTCATATGGTGGGCAAATTATCACCGTTGGTGGTGGGGATGATCCAGACGTGGTCGGGCTTGTCTATATTGCAGCTTTTGGCCTGGATGAAGGGGAATCTATTGGGGGCTTGCTCTCTCAGGGCGAACCAACCCCAGCACTTGCGCATCTCATGGTCGACGAACAGGGTTTTGTATGGTTGCCTCAGGATGATTTCGTCGGGCACTTCGCCGCTGATGTAGACCCTGTCGTTTCTAGCGCAATGTATGCGGTCCAGCAACCGCTGCACCTCAGCGCACTGGAAGATGTGGTCGGCACCCCTGCCTGGAAGTCGCTGCCATCCTGGTATCTGGTGGCAACAAATGACGAAGCAATCCCGGCAGATGTCGAGCGCTTATTTGCTCAGCGGATGGGCGCCACTGTCGTCGAAATTGAATCAAGTCATGTGCCGATGGCCTCACACCCTGACGCTGTGGTTGACCTCATCCTCACAGCTGTGGAAGCTCTGTCTACAACAGAGGAGTAG